The following are encoded in a window of Microbacterium sp. LWO13-1.2 genomic DNA:
- a CDS encoding Fe-S protein, translated as METLRLIVLLVHLIGFAVLFGSWAVEAFGGKRQITKMMDYGLAIAGLAGLALAAPWGLDHDLNYVKIGVKFGILVVVGALVGIGYGRQKRGKAVPAAMFWLIGILTVTNAALALLWR; from the coding sequence ATGGAGACCCTGCGCCTGATCGTCCTGCTCGTCCACCTCATCGGCTTCGCCGTCCTCTTCGGATCGTGGGCCGTGGAGGCCTTCGGCGGCAAGCGGCAGATCACGAAGATGATGGACTACGGCCTGGCGATCGCTGGACTCGCCGGTCTGGCGTTGGCGGCTCCGTGGGGCCTCGATCATGACCTGAACTACGTCAAGATCGGCGTGAAGTTCGGCATCCTGGTCGTCGTCGGGGCACTGGTCGGCATCGGCTACGGACGTCAGAAGCGCGGCAAGGCCGTGCCCGCGGCGATGTTCTGGCTCATCGGCATCCTCACAGTGACCAACGCCGCCCTCGCTCTGCTCTGGCGTTGA
- a CDS encoding sugar ABC transporter permease, which yields MTTDITAALGAPGLRRREKLDWKGWAFVGPFMVVFTLVFLTPLAYALYLSFFQEKLIGGTAFVGFENYARALTDPQFWESFGRVVLFLVVQVPIMLALALGAALALDSARLRGASFFRILIFLPYAVPAVVAVLMWGYIYGDQFGLTANVNDFLGFEALTPFAKEWMLLSIGNIVTWEFVGYNMLIFYSSLKTIPTDMYEAASLDGAGAWRTIFSIKIPSVRGALVIATIFSIIGSFQLFNEPNILRPLAPNVITTFFTPNMYAYNLSFAGQQFNYAATIAIIMGVITAVIAYVVQLRGSKSEVR from the coding sequence ATGACGACTGATATCACCGCAGCCCTCGGAGCGCCCGGCCTCCGACGCCGCGAGAAGCTCGACTGGAAGGGCTGGGCATTCGTCGGGCCGTTCATGGTCGTGTTCACCCTGGTGTTCCTCACCCCGCTCGCCTACGCGCTCTACCTCAGCTTCTTCCAGGAGAAGCTGATCGGCGGCACCGCATTCGTCGGCTTCGAGAACTACGCTCGTGCCCTCACCGACCCCCAGTTCTGGGAGTCGTTCGGCCGCGTCGTGCTGTTCCTCGTCGTGCAGGTGCCGATCATGCTCGCCCTCGCGCTCGGCGCCGCGCTCGCGCTCGACAGTGCGCGACTGCGCGGAGCATCCTTCTTCCGCATCCTGATCTTCCTGCCCTATGCCGTCCCCGCCGTCGTCGCAGTCCTGATGTGGGGCTACATCTACGGCGATCAGTTCGGGCTCACCGCCAACGTCAACGACTTCCTCGGATTCGAGGCGCTCACACCGTTCGCCAAGGAATGGATGCTGCTCTCGATCGGCAACATCGTCACCTGGGAGTTCGTGGGCTACAACATGCTCATCTTCTACTCCTCGCTGAAGACGATCCCCACCGACATGTACGAGGCGGCCTCCCTCGACGGCGCCGGCGCCTGGCGCACGATCTTCTCGATCAAGATCCCGTCGGTACGCGGAGCGCTCGTGATCGCCACGATCTTCTCGATCATCGGCAGCTTCCAGCTCTTCAACGAGCCGAACATCCTGCGCCCGCTCGCCCCGAACGTGATCACCACGTTCTTCACGCCCAACATGTACGCGTACAACCTCTCGTTCGCCGGGCAGCAGTTCAACTACGCCGCGACGATCGCCATCATCATGGGCGTCATCACGGCCGTGATCGCCTACGTCGTGCAGCTGCGCGGCTCGAAGTCGGAGGTGCGCTGA
- a CDS encoding LacI family DNA-binding transcriptional regulator has protein sequence MEDVAREAGVSGQTVSRVVNARGYVGAATRVRVEDAMQRLGYRPNSAARALRSGRFRAIGVIMFSFNSYGNQRTLDAIAVRAAQMGYALTLIPVESNAQETVAGAFRRIEEHAVDGIIIVIEAHQLDEADVEIPNGLPVVLVDSNRGTSHPFVDTDQAQGARLATEHLLDLGHETVWHVTGPTKSYSAERRRDSWRSTLESRGRVVPDALPGDWTAASGYQAGVQLRDIEGVTAVFAANDQMAIGVVRAFREIGLDIPGDVSVVGFDGLPDAAQLWPPLTTVQQHPERVGALAVDTLLAELDSGERPQTSLVGTELIVRESTAPPRKS, from the coding sequence ATGGAGGACGTGGCGCGCGAGGCCGGGGTGTCCGGTCAGACCGTTTCGCGGGTCGTCAACGCGCGCGGCTACGTCGGCGCGGCCACTCGCGTTCGGGTCGAAGACGCGATGCAGCGACTCGGCTACCGCCCGAACAGTGCAGCCAGGGCGCTGCGCTCCGGGCGCTTCCGGGCGATCGGCGTGATCATGTTCTCGTTCAACTCGTACGGCAACCAGCGAACGCTCGACGCGATCGCGGTCAGGGCTGCGCAGATGGGCTACGCGCTCACGTTGATCCCCGTGGAATCGAACGCGCAGGAGACCGTGGCCGGCGCGTTCCGCCGAATAGAAGAGCACGCCGTCGACGGCATCATCATCGTGATCGAGGCCCATCAGCTCGATGAGGCGGACGTCGAGATCCCCAACGGGCTGCCGGTGGTGCTCGTCGATTCGAACCGCGGCACGAGTCATCCGTTCGTCGACACCGATCAGGCGCAGGGCGCCCGGTTGGCGACGGAACATCTGCTCGACCTCGGACATGAGACGGTGTGGCATGTCACCGGGCCGACGAAATCGTACTCCGCCGAGCGCCGCCGGGATTCCTGGCGGTCGACGCTCGAATCACGAGGGCGGGTCGTGCCCGACGCGCTCCCCGGTGACTGGACGGCGGCATCCGGCTATCAGGCGGGGGTGCAGCTGCGTGACATCGAGGGTGTGACCGCGGTCTTTGCCGCGAACGACCAGATGGCGATCGGCGTCGTACGTGCGTTCCGCGAGATCGGACTCGACATCCCCGGCGACGTCAGCGTGGTCGGCTTCGACGGACTGCCGGATGCCGCACAGCTGTGGCCTCCGCTGACGACCGTGCAGCAGCATCCCGAGCGCGTCGGTGCGCTGGCGGTCGATACGCTCCTCGCCGAGCTCGACAGCGGGGAGCGCCCTCAGACCTCCCTTGTCGGCACCGAGCTCATCGTCAGGGAGAGCACGGCGCCGCCGCGGAAGAGCTGA
- the ribH gene encoding 6,7-dimethyl-8-ribityllumazine synthase: MSGAGAPATDNIDGRGLNVVIIAGTWHEVISEALIVGAERVLNDAKASHRLVRVPGSFELAVAAQAAFAGGADAVVALGVIIRGGTPHFEYVSAATTDGLTRVSLDAGKPVGFGVLTLDDEQQGLDRAGLEGSKEDKGAEAADAALRTALVIRELRG, from the coding sequence ATGAGCGGCGCAGGAGCACCGGCCACCGACAACATCGACGGACGCGGACTGAACGTCGTCATCATCGCCGGCACCTGGCATGAGGTCATCAGCGAGGCCCTCATCGTCGGCGCTGAACGTGTGCTGAACGACGCCAAGGCATCGCACCGCCTCGTGCGCGTACCCGGTTCGTTCGAGTTGGCCGTCGCCGCACAGGCCGCCTTCGCCGGCGGAGCCGACGCCGTCGTCGCCCTCGGCGTGATCATCCGCGGTGGCACCCCGCACTTCGAGTACGTGTCTGCAGCCACGACCGACGGGCTCACCCGCGTCTCGCTGGATGCCGGCAAGCCGGTCGGTTTCGGCGTGCTGACCCTCGATGATGAGCAGCAGGGACTCGACCGCGCCGGCCTCGAGGGCTCGAAGGAGGACAAGGGCGCTGAAGCTGCGGATGCTGCGCTGCGCACCGCCCTCGTCATCCGCGAACTGCGCGGCTGA